In Halorhabdus tiamatea SARL4B, a genomic segment contains:
- a CDS encoding mannonate dehydratase: MDTALMLPPRPDERWTFAKQLGVDTAVVRFWGVEGEWWDYDTLMQTKSRFEDHGFDLDVVEDRPPMEKTVLGKEGRDEEIEAVKQLLRNMGRLDIDVYSWVWTELPLGVIRTSDSLPGRGGSKRIGYDHKWMEQAEDHPEAGITEEELWDNLEYFLNEVVPVAEEAGVKMALHPDDPPLSPIRGVPRIVTSLEDYERILDLYDSPNHGVNFCQGNFGAMEVDTDEAIEALGEKIHFVHFRDVEGTPDSFAETWHDDGPTDMLSTMQTYADVGFDGPVRPDHVPRMVGEEDREETMAGYTDMGRLFAVGYMKGLLEAVEE, encoded by the coding sequence ATGGACACCGCACTAATGCTTCCCCCGCGTCCCGACGAGCGCTGGACTTTCGCCAAGCAGCTCGGCGTCGACACCGCAGTCGTGCGCTTCTGGGGCGTCGAGGGCGAGTGGTGGGACTACGACACCTTGATGCAGACCAAGAGTCGCTTCGAGGACCACGGCTTCGACCTCGACGTCGTCGAGGACCGCCCGCCGATGGAGAAGACAGTGCTGGGTAAGGAGGGCCGCGACGAGGAGATCGAGGCCGTCAAGCAACTCCTCCGAAACATGGGCCGGCTCGACATCGACGTCTACAGCTGGGTGTGGACGGAACTCCCCCTTGGCGTCATCCGGACCTCGGACTCGCTGCCCGGTCGCGGCGGCTCCAAGCGGATCGGCTACGATCACAAGTGGATGGAGCAGGCTGAGGATCACCCCGAGGCCGGCATCACCGAGGAAGAGCTTTGGGACAACCTGGAATACTTCCTGAACGAAGTCGTGCCCGTCGCCGAGGAAGCCGGCGTCAAGATGGCGCTGCATCCCGACGACCCGCCGCTGTCACCGATCCGCGGCGTCCCGCGAATCGTCACCTCTCTCGAAGATTACGAGCGGATTTTGGACCTCTATGACAGCCCGAACCACGGCGTCAACTTCTGTCAGGGGAACTTCGGGGCGATGGAAGTCGATACCGACGAAGCCATCGAGGCCCTCGGCGAGAAGATCCACTTCGTTCACTTCCGGGACGTCGAGGGGACGCCCGACTCCTTCGCTGAGACCTGGCACGACGACGGGCCGACGGACATGCTCTCGACGATGCAGACCTACGCTGACGTCGGCTTTGATGGGCCGGTCCGGCCGGATCACGTCCCGCGGATGGTCGGCGAGGAGGACCGCGAGGAGACGATGGCCGGCTACACCGACATGGGCCGGCTGTTCGCCGTCGGCTACATGAAGGGGCTGCTCGAAGCCGTCGAGGAGTGA